A genomic region of Vitis vinifera cultivar Pinot Noir 40024 chromosome 7, ASM3070453v1 contains the following coding sequences:
- the LOC104878208 gene encoding polygalacturonase — MHILPIITSYSTLNSPHPTHTPLQNTNMGKPLHISFSLSFFFTFVFFILHPSSATNVYNVISFGAKGDGLTDSTKAFTDAWAAACASIASTTSIIFVPRGRYLLRPAVFAGQCTRTRIIILIKGTLVAPSDYRILGKADSWFSFEGVSGVSILGGVLDARGHALWACKAAGNQQHCPSGATTLSFTNSNNIMIKGVLSVNSQMFHIVINGCNNVRLQGISIKAPESSPNTDGIHVQLSANIAIVRSIIRTGDDCISIGPGTRNLWIERVKCGPGHGISIGSLAKDMEEEGVENVTVRTAVFTGTQNGLRIKSWPRPSKGFVNGVHFRGAIMDNVQYPIVIDQNYCPGDEDCPSQESGVKVSNVTYKEIEGTSATEVAIKFHCSATDPCTFLRLEDVKLSYVNDERVAQSFCRYANGKAYGLVQPDSCF, encoded by the exons ATGCATATTCTCCCAATCATCACCTCTTATTCAACTCTCAACTCTCCTCATCCCACACATACACCCTTACAAAACACAAACATGGGGAAGCCCTTGCACataagtttctctctctctttcttcttcacCTTCGTCTTCTTCATCTTACACCCTTCATCCGCTACTAATGTTTACAATGTCATTAGTTTTGGAGCTAAAGGCGATGGTCTAACGGACTCCACCAAAGCATTCACTGATGCATGGGCTGCAGCATGTGCCTCCATCGCTTCCACCACCTCCATCATATTTGTACCAAGAGGACGCTATTTGCTTCGCCCTGCTGTGTTTGCAGGCCAATGCACAAGAACCCGTATCATCATTCTCATTAAAGGCACCCTGGTGGCTCCATCTGACTACCGCATTCTCGGGAAAGCGGACAGTTGGTTCAGCTTTGAAGGAGTTAGTGGCGTTTCCATCTTGGGAGGGGTCCTGGACGCCAGAGGACATGCCTTGTGGGCTTGCAAAGCTGCCGGAAACCAACAGCATTGCCCCAGTGGGGCCACG ACCCTCAGTTTTACCAACTCCAACAACATTATGATAAAGGGAGTGCTATCAGTAAACAGTCAGATGTTCCACATTGTCATAAATGGCTGCAACAATGTGCGCCTTCAAGGAATCAGCATCAAAGCACCCGAAAGCAGCCCAAACACAGACGGCATTCACGTCCAGTTATCGGCCAACATCGCCATTGTCCGCTCCATCATCAGAACTGGTGATGACTGCATATCAATCGGCCCAGGCACCCGTAACCTGTGGATAGAACGTGTGAAATGCGGTCCTGGTCACGGCATTAG CATAGGAAGCCTAGCCAAGGACATGGAAGAAGAAGGGGTGGAAAATGTGACAGTTAGGACGGCAGTTTTTACAGGTACTCAAAATGGGCTCAGGATCAAGAGTTGGCCCAGGCCCAGCAAAGGATTCGTTAATGGGGTCCATTTCCGAGGAGCCATCATGGACAATGTCCAATATCCCATTGTTATAGACCAAAACTACTGTCCTGGTGATGAAGATTGCCCTTCTCAG GAGTCGGGTGTAAAAGTGAGTAATGTGACATACAAGGAAATTGAAGGGACATCGGCGACTGAGGTTGCAATCAAATTCCATTGTAGTGCTACGGATCCATGCACATTTCTAAGACTagaagatgtgaaactatcttaTGTAAATGATGAGAGAGTGGCTCAATCCTTTTGTAGATATGCAAATGGAAAGGCCTATGGCTTGGTCCAACCAGATAGTTGTTTCTAA
- the LOC104878209 gene encoding polygalacturonase — protein MGRLLDISYFLSLFFILIIIILNPSSSATQVYDVKSFGAKPDGLSDSTKAFLNAWAAACASTASSIIFVPKGRYLLHPAVFSGRYCTSARITILINGTLVAPADYRILGKANNWLSFEGVSGVSILGGAFDAKGPALWACKAAGNQHCPSGATTLSFTNSNNIMIKGMLSLNSQMFHIVINGCSNVRLQGVNIIASGNSPNTDGIHVQRSTNIAIIRSTIRTGDDCISIGPGTKNLWMEGIECGPGHGISIGSLAKDLEEEGVQNVTVKNAAFTGTQNGLRIKSWARASTGFVKGVHFEGVTMDNVQSPIVIDQNYCPHNQGCPSQESGVKVSDVTYKGIRGTSATKVAVKFDCSAANPCTSLRLEDVKLTYTNEDQVAQASCSNANGKAYGLVQPNSCL, from the exons ATGGGGAGGCTGTTGGACATaagttattttctttcactcttcttcatcctcatcatcatcattttaaaCCCTTCTTCATCTGCTACTCAAGTTTACGATGTCAAGAGTTTTGGAGCTAAACCCGATGGCCTAAGCGACTCCACCAAAGCATTCCTCAATGCTTGGGCTGCAGCATGTGCCTCCACGGCTTCCTCCATCATATTTGTACCAAAAGGACGCTATTTGCTTCACCCTGCTGTGTTTTCAGGCCGATATTGTACAAGCGCCCGTATCACAATTCTCATTAATGGAACCCTGGTGGCTCCAGCTGACTACCGCATTCTCGGAAAAGCTAACAATTGGCTCAGCTTTGAAGGAGTTAGTGGCGTTTCTATCTTGGGAGGGGCTTTTGATGCCAAAGGACCTGCTTTGTGGGCTTGCAAAGCTGCAGGAAACCAACATTGTCCAAGCGGAGCCACG ACGCTGAGCTTTACCAACTCCAACAACATTATGATAAAGGGAATGTTATCATTAAACAGTCAGATGTTCCACATTGTCATAAATGGCTGCAGCAATGTGCGCCTTCAAGGAGTCAACATCATAGCATCCGGAAACAGCCCAAACACAGACGGCATTCACGTCCAGCGTTCAACCAACATCGCCATTATCCGCTCCACCATCAGAACTGGTGATGACTGCATATCAATCGGTCCAGGCACCAAGAACTTGTGGATGGAAGGCATCGAATGCGGTCCAGGTCACGGCATCAG CATAGGAAGCCTGGCCAAGGATTTGGAAGAAGAAGGGGTGCAAAATGTGACAGTAAAAAATGCAGCTTTTACAGGTACCCAAAATGGGTTGAGGATTAAGAGTTGGGCCAGGGCCAGCACAGGATTCGTCAAGGGGGTCCATTTTGAAGGAGTCACCATGGACAATGTCCAAAGCCCCATCGTCATAGACCAGAACTACTGTCCCCATAATCAAGGTTGCCCTTCTCAG GAATCAGGGGTAAAAGTGAGTGACGTGACATACAAGGGAATTCGAGGAACATCAGCCACAAAGGTTGCAGTAAAATTTGACTGCAGTGCTGCAAATCCATGTACATCGCTAAGACTAGAAGATGTAAAACTAACTTACACAAATGAGGATCAAGTGGCTCAAGCATCTTGTAGCAATGCAAACGGAAAGGCCTATGGTTTGGTCCAGCCAAATAGTTGTTTGTAA
- the LOC100852979 gene encoding 2-alkenal reductase (NADP(+)-dependent): protein MSIPIIPESQSMEQTEVGNKQIILKNYTDQIPKETDLELRHGNKIKLKVPKGSGAFLVKNLYLSCDPYMRGRMRDFHDSYLPPFTPGSVIEGFGVSRVVDSDNPNFKPGDLIAGVTGWEEYSLIYRTQQLRKIQHQDDIPLSFHVGLLGMPGFTAYAGFYEVCSPQKGETVLVSAASGAVGQLVGQLAKLHGCYVVGSAGSSQKVDLLKNKLGFDEAFNYKEEPNLDAALKRYFPKGIDIFFDNVGGDMLDAALLNMRIHGRIAICGMVSQTSLSNPQGIHNMYALITKRITMKGFLQSDYLHLFPRFVEDVSCYYKQGKIVYIEDMNQALESAPAAFVGLFSGKNVGKQVICVAPE from the exons ATGTCCATTCCCATTATCCCAGAATCCCAATCGATGGAGCAGACAGAGGTCGGCAACAAGCAgatcattttgaaaaattacacTGACCAGATTCCCAAAGAGACTGATTTGGAACTGAGGCATGGCAACAAAATCAAGCTCAAGGTACCAAAAGGGTCTGGAGCTTTCTTAGTCAAGAATCTTTACCTGTCTTGTGATCCTTACATGAGAGGCCGCATGAGAGACTTTCATGATTCCTATTTGCCTCCATTCACTCCTGGCTCT GTCATCGAAGGGTTTGGAGTGTCCAGAGTTGTGGACTCTGACAACCCCAATTTCAAGCCTGGTGATTTAATAGCTGGGGTAACTGGTTGGGAGGAGTACAGCTTGATTTACAGAACCCAGCAATTGAGAAAAATTCAACATCAAGATGATATCCCTCTTTCTTTTCATGTGGGTCTTCTTG GTATGCCTGGTTTTACTGCTTATGCTGGATTTTATGAGGTTTGTTCCCCCCAAAAAGGGGAAACAGTTTTGGTCTCTGCAGCTTCTGGAGCTGTTGGTCAGCTTGTTGGCCAACTTGCTAAATTACATGGCTGCTATGTAGTTGGAAGTGCTGGGTCAAGCCAAAAA GTTGACCTTCTGAAGAATAAGCTTGGATTCGATGAAgcttttaattacaaagaagaGCCAAATCTGGATGCAGCTTTGAAAAG GTACTTTCCAAAGGGAATTGACATCTTCTTTGATAATGTGGGAGGTGATATGCTAGATGCAGCGCTTCTCAACATGAGAATCCATGGGAGGATTGCCATTTGTGGGATGGTGTCTCAGACTAGCCTTTCCAATCCCCAAGGAATTCACAACATGTACGCTCTCATAACAAAGCGCATCACCATGAAGGGTTTCCTGCAGAGTGATTACTTGCACCTATTCCCTCGTTTCGTGGAAGATGTCTCCTGTTACTACAAGCAAGGGAAGATTGTTTATATTGAAGACATGAACCAGGCCTTGGAGAGTGCTCCAGCTGCCTTTGTTGGGCTATTTTCTGGGAAAAATGTTGGCAAGCAGGTCATCTGTGTAGCGCCTGAATGA